In a genomic window of Leishmania infantum JPCM5 genome chromosome 3:
- a CDS encoding putative MFS transporter, producing MPLDNKEPHRRGAADAAQQPSGSVKPKTPSNTVLAFALREEENHIDDAALVAAMDDENADPLLHPAQTRALSHIEQREENRLRGDPWRFAVAPIFCLLSISNAMQWIAFSPIVDEVRTYFHMNATQVNFLATTYVIAYVVIVFLSCKLYEVTGIKIGVLIAAAANALGALLKIIALYAWPNAALLYLAQVSNSFTEVLTIATPPLISNRWFPEKERMVANTVMSSALNFGCGIGVLIPTFFVGPDKQSKKHFGNFFWFHFAYAALVLALVVFLFPRKPRYAASHVAARQQNREERRLRALDHVLHRRHSDEDEESDNRPHPHVGQKKGVAKGKNEPLVAGVTDACKEGSCDVAAAAAGNQCASSNGTAVEHVIDEIQDAESESEREEPEVQPVNVFSVLMDCFREFRSNWSFILLAISSAAELGLIWGVATVLPQMLAPYGISEAMAGWIGFLNLVLGTVVCPFFMPLVDRYGRRYKLLLCALSVMVVIVMVLLTLLLHFGPAVHENSKHYVTAVFVLWGGVAGICQNFMMPLMFEYVVELTFPMAESTSAPVLTWTACLTNFLLTLIFGEVLTDTPTENKALRTFIGATVVSFIGCVTLFLTKPLTKRTDYEKRQAEALEQRKMRLQSAAAVAAGMNGACLHYDVDGAPVGVSAAQPPVAHQNSAHSHHDGEATKVKRA from the coding sequence ATGCCGCTCGACAACAAagagccgcaccgccgcggagccgcggatgctgcgcagcagccgtcagGGTCTGTCAAACCCAAGACGCCATCAAACACAGTGCTGGCGTTCGCGttgcgggaggaggagaaccaCATCGACGATGCTGCGCTCGTCGCCGCTATGGATGACGAAAACGCCgacccgctgctgcacccggCCCAGACCCGCGCACTCTCCCACAtcgagcagcgcgaggaAAACCGCTTGCGCGGTGATCCGTGGCGCTTCGCGGTGGCGCCCATCTTCTGCCTGCTCTCCATCTCCAACGCCATGCAGTGGATCGCCTTCTCGCCCATTGTGGATGAGGTGCGCACGTACTTCCACATGAACGCGACACAAGTGAACTTCCTGGCCACCACCTACGTGATCGCCTacgtcgtcatcgtcttcCTCAGCTGCAAGCTGTACGAGGTGACCGGCATCAAGATTGGCGTCTTGattgccgccgcggcgaacgcgctcggtgcgctgctgaagaTTATCGCCCTCTACGCGTGGCCCAACGCGGCCCTGCTGTACCTCGCGCAGGTCTCCAACAGCTTCACGGAGGTGCTCACAATCGCGACGCCTCCGCTCATATCGAACCGCTGGTTcccggagaaggagcgcatGGTGGCGAACACCGTCATGTCCTCGGCGCTCAATTTCGGGTGCGGTATCGGCGTCCTCATCCCGACCTTCTTCGTGGGCCCGGATAAGCAGTCGAAGAAGCACTTCGGCAACTTCTTCTGGTTTCACTTCGCCtacgcggcgctggtgctcgctctcgtcgtcttcctctttccACGGAAGCCGCGCTACGCCGCCAGCCACgtcgcggcgcggcagcagaaccgcgaggagcgccgcctgcgcgcgctcgATCACGTGTTGCACCGCCGGCacagcgacgaggatgaAGAGTCTGACAACCGGCCGCATCCGCATGTCGGGCAGAAGAAGGGCGTCGCCAAGGGCAAGAATGAGCCTCTCGTAGCCGGCGTGACGGATGCCTGCAAGGAGGGCAGctgcgacgtggcggcggcggcggcgggcaaccagtgcgccagcagcaacggtACCGCTGTGGAGCACGTCATCGACGAGATTCAGGACGCGGAgtcggagagcgagagggaagagCCGGAGGTGCAGCCGGTGAACGTCTTCTCCGTGCTGATGGACTGCTTCCGCGAGTTCCGCAGTAACTGGTCCTTCATTCTCCTTGCCATCAGCTCTGCCGCGGAGCTGGGTCTCATCTGGGGtgtggcgacggtgctgccgcagatGCTGGCCCCGTACGGCATCAGCGAGGCCATGGCCGGCTGGATCGGCTTCCTCAACCTCGTGCTCGGCACCGTCGTCTGCCCCTTCTTTATGCCACTCGTGGACCGCTATGGCCGCCGCTACAAGCTGCTTCTGTGCGCCCTGTCCGTGATGGTGGTGATTGTCATGGTGCTgctcacgctgctgctgcacttcGGCCCCGCCGTGCACGAGAATAGCAAGCACTACGTCACGGCCGTCTTTGTGCTCTGGGGCGGGGTCGCGGGTATCTGCCAGAACTTCATGATGCCGCTCATGTTCGAGTACGTTGTGGAGCTGACCTTCCCCATGGCGGAGAGCACGTCCGCACCGGTTCTGACGTGGACCGCTTGCCTGACGAACTTTCTGCTCACGCTCATCTTCGGTGAAGTGCTGACCGACACGCCCACGGAAAATaaggcgctgcgcaccttcatcggcgccaccgtcgtctCCTTTATTGGCTGCGTGACCCTCTTCCTCACGAAGCCGTTGACGAAGCGCACGGACTACGAGAAGCGCCAGGCCGAGgccctcgagcagcgcaAGATGCGCCTGCagtcggcggcagcggtagcggcggGCATGAACGGCGCTTGTCTCCATTacgacgtcgacggcgccccAGTCGGCGTGTCAGCGGCGCAGCCCCCGGTGGCGCACCAAAACTCCGCCCACAGCCACCACGACGGTGAGGCCACAAAGGTCAAGAGGGCCTGA
- a CDS encoding putative 60S acidic ribosomal protein P2, giving the protein MSAETLACTYAALMLSDAGLPTSAENIAAAVKAAGVEMRPTLPIIFARFLEKKVRGDAEWRPPPRRPRRPRPPRLRRRAPPPLQRPGGKVEDKKDEPEEGGDGRHGVLVCSN; this is encoded by the coding sequence ATGTCCGCTGAGACCCTCGCGTGCACGTACGCCGCGCTCATGCTGAGTGACGCCGGCCTGCCCACCTCGGCCGAGAacatcgccgcggcggtgaaggcggccgGCGTCGAAATGCGCCCCACCCTGCCCATCATCTTTGCCCGCTTCCTGGAGAAGAAAGTCCGTGGAGACGCTGaatggcggccgccgccgcgcaggcccCGACGGCCGCGTCCGCCCCGTCTCcggcggcgggcgccgcctccgctgcagcggcccgGCGGCAAGGTGGAAGACAAGAAGGACGAGCCTGAagaaggaggcgacggcCGACATGGGGTTTTGGTCTGTTCGAACTGA
- a CDS encoding putative 60S acidic ribosomal protein P2: MSAETLACTYAALMLSDAGLPTSAENIAAAVKAAGVEMRPTLPIIFARFLEKKSVETLMAAAAAQAPTAASAPSPAAGAASAAAAGGKVEDKKKDEPEEEGDDDMGFGLFD; encoded by the coding sequence ATGTCCGCTGAGACCCTCGCGTGCACGTACGCCGCGCTCATGCTGAGTGACGCCGGCCTGCCCACCTCGGCCGAGAacatcgccgcggcggtgaaggcggccgGCGTCGAGATGCGCCCCACCCTGCCCATCATCTTTGCCCGCTTCCTGGAGAAGAAGTCCGTGGAGACGCtgatggcggccgccgccgcgcaggcccCGACGGCCGCGTCCGCCCCGTCTCcggcggcgggcgccgcctccgctgcagcggccggcGGCAAGGTGGAGGACAAGAAGAAGGACGAgcctgaggaggagggcgacgacgacatgGGTTTTGGTCTGTTCGACTGA
- a CDS encoding conserved TLD domain protein, whose translation MERLSAGPAGGDAAETAAVPPGTAVGGRPPSQASTSTASPPPVATQLTDTQLLQLSLCSAVASAAAGKATVAANNYALVIKIIFRKCFLLEELVLLALAMGYETRKAAHAASPHVAGDDGRKSSGPGRGAAGSGPHDCPLSAGATHEQLVDPLANMGTLLPPGLGEDDYDEERTYSEQKEQREQHQRHQYVRTPPAARDGASIASTVSSASPTAHDSTPGYDAATARWLACLLAKVHPDALPIATLETICKVPLTGSPNAAASSPARGGAAARRQVASTTSAASIGNWPSATGVNDSPSMSTVAVLPLLPSLKSSPTPSPPGAASPMPVGGRRDMPTGSPNSNSDAAPSLAAAAPFSTSLSLLFATLLWDVACALWNEGFIEDAHHWLSVMDVRRLWKLYNDLCRGGEAAAFREPPEESVKSGDRACALSWPAVLAESCAADMSPSSRRPSRSSAATESPSGGAGQTNHSSGAQQENVVSSPAVPPPRQGILLSALAQVGGPLPMTDLAACFTDPAEFEVGNVGKDAVAAAAQSRTEERSVGDDAAAMHAETRTAALARFVRRLARRTSALRDLCGLMIACETAEDVFYVMYALSSALVTQQWKYGQQQERQRADEAAAAARGAAATTASATATTTNGGLSELLIIANLLIELFITKRAQQLLLEEGGLDEFASGIATAPSPLAADGRGGSAEDAPRRLSRQQQRRRTDRAIRRACDEVVCAFTNGRCLTLYALESYGIPPPCDGDSNTAEAQLLAPELPYVLVSNLLSSTLNYSTRYLFSKVYHGVMGCRGVAAAERHQEAEMSNPSPSSSPAAAAAAASIPSHPNRTRRATDEEKERRRAWTRPPAAAVTAAAAPQRTPPLHAHASPASASATITASVQSVAGELFGLMRKTAVNWRDLGNFGHAGVALQSCSRDNCNYGCRHHHHDVRPSFSMADAPGGDPLRGREGGGGYAERLAAARREHRAAAGDGGSKERVQLGEATPWSAGSPATVTSNNSSLADARSTTGAYRGRADGDAPSMSLPCRAGRSRGCALKTRGVGAAEMMLPSSSSIAVSLLAEENELTGLADAVNDLYLAPAAPASQEEAPPSPPQSATVVHTAAAHLQSRSPSEAVSLRLLALLYRYPQLHTLEPVTASHVGLVAKELNKAMHILQTAMRGRFGDGWWLQWRSRREGETQRYYARALADAQRGGYPLSLPATALPSPPARVAGVAGAAVAPPRTIGMSAVQPDPSLLLVGARPWHASVAHEQGKMNAWGLDARGCNGVPPPSAPPPSSGAHTVLSDLWCTRTLTIPTDEELRKPLQDLRGHFTGTTTSPAASRATAAAATDTTSASAAAMHEDAQAAGMLLDVDWDIPPAYTPDVSLDFSAFTTTSVETQESTRQLVESLQQREQALGDDGDGRDDDYSCDDAAGAPGVSVLSRACRRLLHNELPLLQQYSPWRVIYSTRMHGISLSTLFSNCRREAERQGLSGYAANSVVSTTPSNSKPMLLVLELPSSATLQFSEDDAGVREAWADADTSSSTARPDAPRQTDGGRRRHHCHNKLFVGAFLSDLLRLESRRYYGSQECFVFQLFVPGTVGGEATASGASAASAGPQLRVYRATRSNTQYINCRATSIVIGGGDGGSSIYLDDTLCHGATSACATFASPPLSTWVSTPCEAAGDGADGESDMHRRQKSLCVLNVEVIVMDA comes from the coding sequence ATGGAGCGCTTGAGCGCGGGCCCGGCGGGTGGTGACGCCGCCGAAACCGCGGCAGTGCCACCGGGCACCGCCGTTGGTGGCCGCCCGCCCAGTCAGGCTTCCACGTCCACGGCGTCCCCGCCCCCGGTGGCCACGCAGCTGACcgacacgcagctgctgcagctctccctttgcagcgccgtcgcgtcggcggccgccggaAAGGCGACCGTTGCCGCGAACAACTACGCCCTCGTCATCAAGATCATCTTCCGCAAGTGCTTCCTGCTGGAGGAGCTCGTGTTGCTGGCGCTCGCCATGGGCTACGAGACTCGCAAAGCCGCTCATGCCGCTTCCCCTCACGTCGCCGGCGATGACGGCCGTAAAAGCAGCGGCcccggccgcggcgctgcagggagTGGCCCGCACGACTGTCCGCTCTCCGCTGGTGCAACACACGAGCAGCTGGTGGATCCACTGGCAAACATGGGCACGCTTCTGCCGCCTGGCTTGGGCGAGGATGACTACGACGAGGAGCGCACGTACTCTGAACAGAAGGAGCAACGTGAACAGCATCAGCGGCATCAGTACGTCCGGACCCCACCAGCGGCGCGGGACGGCGCCAGTATCGCCTCTACGGTGTCGTCGGCCAGCCCAACAGCACACGACTCGACGCCAGGGTACGACGCCGCAACCGCACGGTGGCTCGCCTGTCTGCTCGCCAAGGTGCATCCAGATGCGCTGCCGATCGCCACACTGGAGACGATCTGCAAAGTACCCCTGACGGGCTCACCTAACGCGGCAGCATCATCACCTGCACGCGGCGGGGCAGCTGCTCGTCGGCAAGTCGCAAGCACTACCTCCGCGGCCAGCATTGGCAACTGGCCGTCTGCTACTGGAGTGAACGACTCCCCATCGATGAGCACCGTTGCCGTCttgcctctgctgccctCTCTCAAGTCGTCGCCGACCCCATCGCCGCCCGGCGCGGCATCGCCGATGCCCGTTGGCGGAAGAAGAGACATGCCGACTGGCAGTCCAaacagcaacagcgacgccgccccGTCGttggcggccgctgcgcccttctccacctcACTCTCGCTTCTGTTCGCGACCCTCCTCTGGGACGTCGCCTGCGCGCTGTGGAACGAGGGCTTCATCGAGGATGCGCACCACTGGCTCTCCGTCATGGACGTGCGACGGCTGTGGAAGCTCTACAACGACTTGtgccgcggtggcgaggCCGCTGCCTTCAGAGAGCCCCCAGAGGAGAGCGTGAAGAGTGGCGACCGCGCCTGTGCGCTGAGCTGGCCGGCGGTGTTGGCagagagctgcgccgcagacATGTCGCCGTCCTCGCGCCGGCCATCGCGGtcatcggcagcgacggaAAGCCCGTCAGGAGGCGCCGGCCAGACTAACCACTCCAgtggcgcgcagcaggagaaCGTCGTTTCCAGTCCAGCTGTGCCACCACCTCGACAAGGGATCCTGCTCTCTGCCCTTGCTCAGGTTGGCGGGCCGCTGCCCATGACCGACTTGGCCGCGTGCTTCACCGACCCGGCAGAGTTCGAGGTCGGCAACGTGGGCAaggacgcggtggcggctgccgcgcagtCGAGGACGGAGGAGCGCAGTGtgggcgacgacgcagcagcgatgcatgCGGAGACACGAACGGCTGCCCTCGCCAGATTtgtccgccgcctcgcacgccgcacgaGCGCGCTGCGTGACCTCTGCGGGCTCATGATCGCCTGCGAGACAGCCGAAGACGTTTTCTACGTCATGTACGCCCTGAGCAGCGCTCTCGTGACACAGCAGTGGAAGTacggccagcagcaggagcgacagcgagcggacgaagcagcagctgcggccagaggggcagccgccaccacagccTCAGCCACCGCGACTACGACTAACGGCGGGCTGTCTGAGCTGCTCATCATTGCGAACCTCCTCATCGAACTCTTCATAACGAAGCGggcccagcagctgctgttgGAAGAGGGCGGACTGGACGAATTCGCCTCTGgcatcgccaccgcgccgtcgccgctggcggcggacgGACGTGGGGGTAGTGCGGAGGATGCACCGCGCAGGCTTTcacgtcagcagcagcggcggcgcaccgacCGCGCCATTCGCCGCGCGTGCGACGAGGTTGTCTGCGCCTTCACGAATGGGCGCTGTCTCACCCTCTATGCACTCGAATCGTATGGCATCCCGCCCccgtgcgacggcgacagcaaCACCGCGGAGGCGCAACTGTTGGCACCTGAGCTACCCTACGTTCTCGTGAGCAACCTACTGAGCAGCACGCTCAACTACTCCACTCGCTACCTCTTTAGCAAGGTGTACCACGGCGTCATGGGGTGCCGCGGCGTGGCCGCGGCAGAGCGCCATCAGGAGGCTGAGATGAGCAACCCATCACCATCAtcttcgccagcagcggccgccgccgccgcgtctaTCCCAAGTCATCCGAACCGCACACGACGCGCCACAGAtgaggagaaggagcgccgccgcgcatggACGaggccgcctgctgctgctgtcactgcagcggcggcgccgcagaggacgccaccgctgcacgcacacgcttcaCCAGCATCGGCATCCGCGACCATCACAGCCTCCGTGCAGAGCGTCGCTGGCGAGCTCTTCGGCCTCATGAGGAAGACGGCGGTGAACTGGCGCGACCTCGGCAACTTCGGTCACGCCGGTGTAGCCCTGCAGTCATGCAGCAGGGACAACTGCAACTACGGCTGTAGgcatcaccaccacgacgTGCGACCGTCCTTCAGCATGGCTGATGCGCCTGGCGGTGATCCGCTGCGTGGACgggaaggcggtggcgggtATGCAGAGcgtctcgccgccgcgcgccgcgagCATCGCGCGGCCGCGGGGGACGGTGGCAGCAAAGAACGAGTGCAGCTCGGGGAGGCGACGCCGTGGTCGGCTGGATCACCCGCAACGGTCaccagcaacaacagcagcttAGCGGACGCCCGaagcaccaccggcgcctACCGCGGCAGGGCCGACGGCGATGCACCGTCTATGTCGCTTCCGTGCCGGGCTGGTCGAAGCCGCGGGTGCGCGCTCAAGacgaggggggtgggggctgcgGAAATGATgctgccgtcctcctcgtccatcGCGGTGTCGCTCTTGGCTGAAGAGAACGAACTGACAGgcctcgccgacgccgtcaaCGACCTCTACCTCGCccccgcagcgcctgcgagCCAAGAAGAagcaccaccgtcgccgccgcagtcggcgacggtggtgcacACGGCAGCCGCCCACCTCCAGAGCCGATCCCCTAGCGAGGCCGTCAGCCTGCGGCTACTCGCACTGCTGTATCGGTacccgcagctgcacacgctgGAGCCGGTCACAGCGAGCCACGTTGGCCTTGTAGCGAAGGAGCTGAACAAGGCCATGCACATCCTACAGACGGCGATGCGGGGCCGTTTTGGCGATGGGTGGtggctgcagtggcgctcACGACGCGAGGGCGAGACGCAGCGCTACTACGCACGCGCTCTggcggatgcgcagcgcggcggctaCCCCCTGAGCTTGCCGGCCACGGCATTGCCATCGCCCCCCGCAAGGGTTGCAGGAGtagctggcgctgcggtggcaccACCGAGGACGATAGGCATGTCCGCGGTGCAGCCAGACCCGTCCCTGCTTCTTGTCGGAGCTCGGCCTTGGCACGCCTCCGTCGCGCATGAGCAGGGTAAGATGAACGCGTGGGGGCTGGACGCGAGGGGGTGCAATGGCGTACCCccgccgtccgcgccgccaccgtcctCGGGGGCACACACGGTTCTCTCCGACCTGtggtgcacgcgcaccttGACGATACCGACGGATGAGGAGCTGCGAAAGCCTCTTCAAGATCTGAGGGGGCATTTTACGGGCACCACTACTTCGCCAGCCGCGTCCAGggcaacggcagccgctgcgacgGACACCACGTCCGCgtccgcggcagcgatgcacgAAGACGCGCAGGCGGCTGGGATGCTGCTCGATGTAGACTGGGACATCCCACCAGCCTACACGCCCGACGTCTCACTCGACTTCTCAGCCTTCACGACGACGTCGGTGGAGACGCAGGAGAGCACGCGGCAGCTCGTGGAgtctctgcagcagcgggagcaggcgcttggcgacgacggtgacggcCGTGACGACGATTACAGCTGTGACGACGCCGCAGGTGCGCCCGGCGTGTCGGTGCtgtcgcgtgcgtgtcggcggctgctgcacaacGAGCTGCCATTGCTGCAGCAGTACAGCCCGTGGCGCGTCATCTACAGTACGCGGATGCATGGCATCAGCCTAAGCACGCTCTTCTCCAACTGCCGccgtgaggcggagcgcCAGGGCCTCTCCGGCTACGCCGCCAACTCTGTAGTGTCCACCACGCCGTCGAACTCTAAGCCGATGCTGCTCGTTCTGGAgttgccgtcgtcggcaACGCTGCAATTCTCCGAGGATGACGCCGGCGTGCGAGAGGCTTGGGCCGACGCCGACACGTCCTCCTCTACAGCTCGGCCGGATGCGCCCAGGCAAACCGatggtggccgccgccgccaccattGCCACAACAAACTCTTCGTTGGCGCTTTCCTCTCCGACTTGCTGCGACTCGAGTCGCGGCGGTACTACGGCAGTCAAGAGTGTTTTGTGTTCCAGCTGTTCGTGCCTGGCACTGTCGGGGGCGAAGCGACCGCGTCCGGCGCGTCCGCTGCCTCAGCGGGGCCGCAGCTCCGTGTGTACCGCGCCACTCGCAGCAACACGCAGTACATCAACTGCCGCGCCACGTCCATCGTgatcggcggtggtgacggcgggaGCAGCATCTACCTTGACGACACCCTCTGCCACGGTGCGacaagcgcgtgcgccacgtttgcgtcgccgccgctgagcacCTGGGTGTCGACTCCGTGCGAAGCGGCCGGGGACGGTGCCGATGGCGAGAGCGACATGCACAGGCGGCAGAAAAGTTTGTGCGTCTTGAACGTGGAGGTCATTGTGATGGACGCGTAG